Below is a genomic region from Miscanthus floridulus cultivar M001 chromosome 1, ASM1932011v1, whole genome shotgun sequence.
CTTTACGAGGCGGTGTCAaaacattaaccgaggcggtcacaaaatccaacctCCTCGGAAAATGTCGGATGATTAATGGAGGTGGTCATTTTATTTACCGAGGCACCAAAAAATAACCGGCCAAAGCGATCAACTGAGGCGGTCTTTTTATTTACGGAGGCGATAGGAAAATATCTGCCTCCTAAaattgatttacggaggcggacCTTGTAAGAGATCCGTCTCAAAAAATGGATGTCATTTTCGGAGGCAGACCTCCTAAATGGCCCGCCTCGGAAAAAGGACAAGGCCCAACAGGCCCAGGTGAGGCCCGATAGGCGCGTTCAATTATAAAACCGTAACTTAGGGTTTCCTCTCCTCTTCCCTTTGACcagctccctctcctctccccaaCATCGGCgcctctcctccctctccccAACAGCGCTGCCGGTCTCCTCCCCCTCCCTGAgcgcgccccctccctctccctcaccctctCCTTCTCGGGTGCgggcctccctctccctctcgggcGCGGGCGGCGTGGCCTCGCACGAGCGCGGGCGGTGCGGCCTCGCGCGGGTGCAAGCGGCGCGGCGTCCATCGTGCGGAGCGGTGGCACGGCGCGACGTCCCCCGCGGCGCCTGGATCTAGCCAAGAAGCAGGGCTACGATGAGGAGCAGCGGTCCCGCGTGGCTCCACCGAGGGCCCCGGCGAACAGGTGCCCGAATTCGGCGGTGGTGCCCAGATCTGGCGAGTGGCTGCGGCAGCACGCAGATCCAGCGAgctgcggcggtggtggcgcgTGGATGGGCTCGATGGGCTTGTCCATgagttttctttttctatttttttatttattttaccgAGGGGACATTTGAACCGCCTCGGGAAATAGTGATTTACTATGACTTTTGGACCGAGGCGGTTGTGATGCCCGCATTGGTTAATCGATTTTGCCCGCCTCCAAAAACATTTGTGTAGTAtattaattagtaatagtaagtaACCTTGTAATTCAGAATATTAATAACTTCGATCAGATCTGCTGCATGCAGTTATATATTTTATTTGTCGCCTGGGCACTTATGCAAAACGAAGCAGTTTCCGCGTGCTCTCGCGTCTGAACCCGGTGACTGGAAGAAGCAAAAGCGACAAACGAATCGGTATTGCAACGCTGCCATGCCCGTGCGTGTCACGATCGAGATCGCAAATGATGCAACTGCGAACGGACGCGCGCGATCGAACTGGGCAGGCCTCAACTGAGCTTTACGCTTCCGGCGACTTCGGAGGCTTCTACGCGGACAAAGCGATGCTAATGCCAAAATTAATTAAAAGCGCCTACCGCGACAGTTCACACTTTGACTGCGTATCTATTCCGTGGCGAGTACGTAAATTAAATATATGATCCCAACGATTATTTGTCAAAGATTCAAACACGACAGGAGATAAAAGCCGGCCGCTCTCGATGTGCGACACTGCATCCATGGACTGCCACAGGAATGCTGAAGAAGGTGAAGTAGCTACTCAGCCTGCtcgcttgttgatttcagccagagcttattagtcatggtacaatgtttttttctcacaacaaaccagcaccagctgaACTTATCAACCCAGAACAGCGATCAGGCTGACTGACGAAAGTGGCGGCTATCGATGATGCATTCTGTGACGACCGGACAAACCTGAGGGTCTCGATCGAGTCCAACGACGATTTTTCAAAGATGCAACCAGCACGTGGACGAGAAGTAACGAAGCTACGTACTAGGTACCAGAGCCAGCAGCTCCTCAGGGGACAGAGCTTATAAAAGGGAGCCCAAGCTCTTGAGCTCGCTTAGAGCTCGGACGACGTACTTGTCACGTACTACAAGTGCTGCGGTACTAGCTATATAGTGCTAGTACATATCCTTGTGTACGTAGCAGCACAGCTCCGATCCTGTGTGATTCCACCTCATATAGAGAGCAGCAGCAGAGACGATCGAACTATCTATCAGCTGGTATGTATGGCGGCCCAACAAGCAGCTGACAGCAGAGGAAGTAGGGAAGAGATCGTCATCGTGGACCTCGAGAGCGATGAGGCCGCCGTCGACGTCGACGTGCCGGCGACCATGCAGCGGCAGGATTCCCTGTACATGGCCGCAACAAGAGCCGCCGACGCGAACCACCACGGACAGGTTGTTCAATATATACCTAGCTAGCTAGTAGCTTGTTTGTTAAGTTGTCAGGACGTTCGACATATGAAAATTTGAATACGTACACCACGTACTGATCGATGAACTTGTGCGCGTAACAAAACACAGGATAGCTGGGCCAAGACGCTGCGGCTGGCGTTCCAGTGCGTGGGGATCCTGTACGGCGACATTGGCACGTCGCCGCTGTTCGTGTACTCGAGCACGTTCCGGGACGGCGTCGCCCACCCGGACGACCTGCTCGGGGCGCTCTCCCTCATCATCTACAGCTTCCTGCTCTTCACCGTCATCAAGTACGTCTACATCGCCCTGCGAGCCAACGACGACGGTGATGGTACGTTACGTCAGCAACTAACCAAAAACTTCCTCCTTGCTTCTTGCTGTCATGCAGTACAGTACTGTGGTACATACTAGTCCAATGCGAGACTAACTCGCCAGATATGCACCGGAGACTCCAtcgtaggccttgtttagattgtagtTTTTTcgctctcttcatcacatcaaatctttagacacatgcatgaagtattaaatgtagataaaaaaataactaattacacagtttgattataaattacgagacgaatcttttgagcctagttaggccatgattgaacaataattgtcaaatacaaacgaaagtgctacagtatcaaatactgattcctaaccccaatctaaacaaggccataatTCATATCAAGTCACGTCAAAGATATGCAGTAGTAGTTGAGGTTGTGTTTAGTTCGAGGAATTTgaaatttggggctactgtagcatgttcgtttttatttggcaaataatgttcaaacatggattaattaggctcaaaacgttcgtctcgtaatttcccaccaaactgtgcaattagtttttttttcgtctacatttaatgcttcatgcacgggccgcaaacattcgatgtgacaggtactgtagcactttttgggatatTGGGGTGGAACTATAAAAGGGCTGATAGTACAAGCTAGCTAGCTACTAGGTGTTATCTGAGACTGAGATGGGTGCAAGTATCTGAGTGAACTGTAAGTTTGGACTTCCTGGACCAACTTATGAGGCTCCAATAACCATTTAACAGCTAGGTGACAGAAATGTCATGCTCTTTTAGTCTTTTCCCTTCATTCACCGTTGCTTAGCCCATACCCATCCAATCCAAAGACTTTGGCTGTAAGATGTGATAGCAGAAGACTGCAAACAGTCAGTAGATGCAGTAAGAAAAGTcgtaaaacaaacaaacaaattaaACCCCATCCAAAAGCAAACTGATGATTCCTTCTGCTCCAGGTGGAACTTTCGCGCTCTACACACTGATTTCTCGCCACGCCAAGGTAAGCCTGATCCCGAACCAGCAGGTTGAAGACGAGCTCGTCTCCAAGTACAACCGCGACAAACCGCCGGCGACGCTCCAAAGAGCGGAGTGGATGAAGGAGCTGCTCGAGACCAACAAGACTGTAAAGATTTCGCTCTTCCTCATCACCATGCTCGCCACCGCCATGGTTATCAGCGACGCTATTCTGACTCCTGCAATTTCAGGTAAAAAGAAAAACTTATCTTGAGTACATTATCTGGATTACAGTATATTTCCAAGCAAGTAATATCAAGTACAATATGCATAATCTAACATGGTTCCGTTTTCCTCTTGTGTGAAAATGTGCAGTTCTCTCTGCTGTTGGCGGTCTAAAAGAAAAGGCATCTTTTCTTACAACAGGTATGAGGAAAACCACTCAAAAGTTGTTCTAGATTCTCTTTTTTTGCCAACGTGCAACTCAGACATGTATTTCATAAAGTTATTCTAGATTCACTTTCATGTAAGAAATCCTTGAAGTAAGTAAGAACAGAATATTGTGGCAGCAGAAAATTTGAGGTCCTACGTTTATTCTACACGCTTGACTGTTTATGATTATGACATCTCTAGCAGCTAATAAACTGAAGACTTGCAATAGACTGTCGTTGTTACCAATTAATAGTCCAGACAATAATCTATAGGGATGTTGCCTCATTACCATCCAATCTGCATGAATAGTCTCCACATATATGTAATGTAATGTACGAATGACTCTGCATCACAAGTATATACAGTGCACCTAAAATGATTCCACGCCTCTGTTATTGACTTCCAAACCTGCCGGCCATCTTTCGAACTGAAGACATGGAGTGAACTGTCGCCGTTAGCAATTAATATGTGCCCCAGTATAAGAAGTATATGTGGCTGTGACACCAGTAGCCTCCGTTAGTGACATCTAATTCAATAAAATGCACAGGATTCATTGTCTGTTTTAACTGCACACAACCGACTACATATGAATGAACTTATACTTCGAAGAAAATATGACACAGTTCTTCTAGTACATATGAATGAGGTGCATGCACAACAATGACATGTGATATTTTACACAGATGAGATAGTCTGGATCACCGTGGGAATTTTGGTGGTGCTGTTCGCAATCCAGAGGTTCGGGACAGACAAAGTCGGTTACTTGTTTGCGCCGATCATCCTCCTCTGGCTGCTCCTCATTGCAGGCGTTGGGTTATACAACCTGATAAAGTATGATACCGGTGCTCTCAGGGCATTCAATATGAAATACATCATCGACTATTTTAGAAGGAACAAGAAAAAAGGATGGGTCTCCCTTGGAGGCATACTCCTTTGTTTCACAGGTACCTTTGTGTATCAAGAAAATAGTGGCCTATTGTGCTAGAATCAGGAGTCTGCACAGCATGACACTGAATGCATACTGAAGAAATATTCTGCAAATATCGCAGGCACGGAAGCTCTTTTTGCTGATCTAGGATACTTCAGCATCAAATCAATCCAGGTATGtgtatcatttaatatttattaaAGAACAAAAGATCATTAATTTATCATACCACTAAAAAATCCATAAGACTAATATTCTCTTTCATCTGCTTCAGCTAAGCTTTGGCTTCGGTTTAGTCCCGTCAGTACTGCTTGCTTACATTGGGCAAGCAGCATATTTGAGAGTACACCCGGAGGATGTGGCTCACACTTTCTACAGATCAACTCCAAGTAAGTATAGAATCCAACACTTGGTATCTCACTGGTACATATGGACATCTGAATTCTTTACAAGATGTTTATATATATCCACTTGGATGCAGTCTCGTTGTTCTGGCCAACATTCATTCTTGCACTAGCAGCATCGATCATTGGAAGTCAAGCCATGATCTCCTGCGCCTTTGCAACAATTTCACATTCCCAAACACTTGGTTGCTTTCCAAGGGTAAAGATACTGCACACCTCAAGGCAATACTCAGGCCAATTGTATATCCCTGAAGTCAACTACTTGCTGTGCTTGGGTGCTTGCCTTGTCACAATTGGCTTCAGGACAACCGTCATCATTGGGGAAGCTCATGGTAAGATGCTATGAATTTATAATTCTAGTCACATTTGTATTTCAATAACTCTGCTCAAATGTGCCTATCTGCAAATCTAAAAAATGTGACTTTGTCTCTTCCTTCCTTCCATGTAGGTGTATGTGTTGTTCTTGTGATGATCGTCACAACCCTATTGTTGACAATCGTGATGCTCCTAGTATGGAAGATCAGTATCTGGTGGATTATTGCGTTCTTTGTTGTTTTTATGTCATCTGAGTCAATTTATCTATCTGCTATCCTATATCGATTTGCACATGGGGCATATGTGCCTGTGGCAATGTCAGCATTCCTGATGGTGGTGATGATTGTATGGCATTATGTGCATGTGAAGAAATACAACTTTGAGCTCGAACACTCTGTGCCCCGTGACAAAGTGAAAGAACTCCTTGAGTGCCGTGACATACAGAGAGTACCAGGGATTGGCCTCTTCTATACTGAGTTGGTTCAAGGCATACCCCCAGTGTTCTGTCATCTCATCGAGAAGATCCCTTCCATCCATTCAGTGCTCATTTTCGTCTCAATGAAGCACTTGCCAATTCCATCTGTCGACATGTCAGAGCGCTTTCTCTTTAGACAGGTAGACAGAGAATACTATAAGGTATTCCAATGTGTGGCACGGTATGGGTACCGAGACCCCTTTGAGGAGGCCAAGGACTTTGTTGATAAACTTGTAGAGCATCTCCAGTACTACATCCGGGATGTCAACCTCTATGGTGTGGGTTGTGAGCCGATGATGAAGCAGTCCTCTAGCTACCGCAGTTCTCGTGCTGAGAGCTTTAACAGCCATGAAAAACCCAAAGTAAAGGCGGTCTATGCTGAGGAGATGCTCACACCAGCAGAGTCGTTCTCAGAGCACGCAAGGCAAGCTAGTGGAAAGAGCAAGCGTTTTGCACAATTTCAGGTGACTAATCTATTGCATTATCCTCATATAAACATAAAGACACCTACATTCTGTAATGACTTGGTTTTATCAGTATCCGTTAATTTTCTGTTTGAATGGTGGTACTGATGCTTGTTCAACTTTGTGTCAGGGAGACAAAATGAATATAGTAGAGATGCTGAAGATTCAGCAGGAGCAACAGGCTGTCCTTGAAGAGATGAGTAAAGGTGTGGTGTACATATTTGGAGAGAGTGAGGTGGTGGCAACACCCCATTCCTCACTCATTAAGAAGATAGCTGTCAACTACATATACTCTTTTCTTAgaaagaactcgagaaatggtGAGAAGATGCTGTCAATACCCCGCCGCCAGATCCTAAAGGTCGGAATCTCATATGAAATCTAAGGAATGTGGATGAAGAACAGGATATCTGATTGCACACACAACTTTGATGCCAAAAAAAGGACTCTGTATTCATTTATTTCATGGAGATTAATGTGCTTGATTTACTACAGCAATGATGGATACAGAACTTTAGTTTTATGCATAAGTGTTTCGCTGATATATTAATCATGGATATTAAGTTACTAACCAAAAAGAAGGGGGTCGGAGAAGCAAACCGATTATGGCATCACAGAACTCAAAAGACAACCTAACTTACAAGGTGAGGACCATCCTAAGAATTCTAGATATTGATAACAAGAGATCGCGAGCGCCATCACTTAGTTAGAATGCTGCAATCTGTCTCGAACCCATAAGTCTACTCCCAACCAAGAACCACAAAACAAATCCTCTCTCAAAGGGAAGGCGCAAGCTTTTCATGTTCTTGCACCCAAGAAAAAAGCTTTCAAGAGATATGGTCCTGTTTGTAGATCAAGCATAAAGACCTCTTCTCACTAAAGCCTTGGAAAAAAATTACCCATGTATCCAAGCTGTGGCCTGTTGTGTTGAACAAATAGGTTCTAATATCTCAAATAGACCATGTTGCTTGCCACCAATTTCGGCAATATGTTGCCTCCACCTAGTGTCGTATGGTACTACGGTCACTTGTTCTTGAAATAAGTTGAGAGAAATCTCCTCAGATTCTATCATATATAGAAACTAAATCAGTTTAGTTTTACAAACCATCATTCCAGGAAATGCTATTACCGAGCGAACACCTTTATAGACAACAAATGACAAAAGGAAAATCCCTGAGCATCTTCCTCATGTCCACCTCCCCTTTCTCCTAATTCCTCTTTCTAATCAGCCCAGAATCCATCTAACACCAAGAACTTTGAAATTGATTcgtacttttttttttgaagaaaaaattgaTTCATACTACTAGGCTGCTGACCTCAAAGTGATTGGAGAGATGTATACAGTAAGGATGCAATATGTACTACACTGCTGTATGTAAGCAACATGAATGGTGGACTTGCCTGAGGGCTCATCACTGCTGCGCGGCTCTGCAGAGTTTCCAATATGTAGTGGCAGCACGTGGATTCTCCCATAGCCTGGGGGTTCGTCTGAACCTAGAGCAGAAATTCTTCTCTGGACCAAGTCCTAAAATGCTTGCAGCAATGCAGCAAACTTCACTTCAGGGCAGTGGAGCGTGATCCCCTCCTTGTGGCACACTGGCACTACACAAGTAGGCCACGCCTTAGGGATCCCCACGCCTTAGGATCAGATGAGAAACAACAACATAATGCAATGGCAAGTCGGAATCCAGACGGAATGGAATGGCGTTGGGAAGATATGAGAGGGGCCGGGAGCTCATGAGGTGGGAGTCGGCGGTCGTTCCGGGTCCTCGATGGCGACGAGGGAGCGGAGCGGGGACGTTAGCAGGCGGAGGCGCTTGTGGTGTTGCTGCGGCCTGCTGGAGAAGAGGGGACGAGCGGTGGGCGTCCCTGCCGGCTGCCGTTGTCATTCTCGTTGCTGCCGCGGGGGGGTGCCGGATAGGGAGTCGGAACGGGGAGGACGCAGCGGAGATGCGTTTGTTCCGGTGAACTTGAACCCTTCTTTTTTTTTCGTCCAGAAAGAAAACCTTCCACAAGGGATTTATTCCACCTCGAGATTTGTAATTGTAACGTAATAAGATTTCAACACAAACACAAACTTCGAATCGATTCGTGCCAATGTGAGTCTCTGCAGAAACTTTCCAGACTATTTTGAATCATCTAAATCGCTATCTTTCCTTGTTTTAAAGGCCAAGAGCATCTAAGATATCTCCAAATCATCATTTGGATGGCCATTTATATATAAATTGCTATCTATATCTTTTACCCTCGAATAGCTTGTCTATATTCGGCGCATTCTAGAGAGTTAATCTTGCTCTTTGTCTTTAACTAGCGAGAAATACATAATAGAAAATGGTAATATTTGAAGATATATTTAAAAAATATATTGGAGGGCATTTTTCTACTAAAATCTCAATTCCTATTGATAAGAGAGGATTTACAAACTCTTCGAGATGCTCTAAGGTCTCCTTTAAAAGATGAATTTTTTTCATGTTTTCATGTAAAGCAAAATGATTTTTTGAAAATTTCTACATGACTGATAAAATTATTGTATTCCAAAGATGATCTATTTACAATTTTACCCTAACTTTTTGAATCCGAAGCCACCTCACCCCTTAAATTCCGTTAGCTAAAGGCCcataaatgaattaatgaaaaaaatgaaaaaaaaaacaaagaccaTACTAATCTCTAACCTTATTGTaaccctcctgggctcctggcTGATGGTTGATTAAGTATATACAACTTGTTAAAATTTGCTTACATCTGAAATTTTTTTAGATTTTGCTATAAAAATTATTTCAAAGTGTTATCAAGatattttatatcaaaattatttcAAAGTGTTGTCAAGATATTTTATATCAAAATAGATGGCTCTAGTTTGCCCTATGGGTAGAGATAGCCTAACTGATCCTCCAATTCAcgtgtgtaacacctctggtgttacgatcttgctTAGTACTTAGATTAACCCCTAAAAGAAATTAATAAAACAAGTTTTCGGGTGTTAAAATTTTTAAAACTCCCAAGAAAGGATAATTAAATTGTAGGTCTCATTTTTATGAGAAGAGAAGCGAACGGGATATTGCGAGTTAGTTCAATTAATGTGTGAACGTGCTTATGAAATtctaataagaaaaataggaTAAGTGGTTTTAGATGTTCggcatgaaaaacaatttctataaatGAAAATGTGACATAGCTTATAATTAGAAAGTGCCATTTTTGAAGAATTATAATGTGCAAAATACTTAAATAGTGCTTTAATATTGTGTTCCCACGAGTTAGTACGAAGTATGGACTAGGTCATGACATGTTGTCTAGTTGAAATTGACGAAGTTCCGACCTTTTTAAAATTCAATCAAAGGTGTTAATGGTTGTTTAGTTCAAGCGGGACTCTCATCCTTTCTAAGTCTGTAACGAtgatagacaatgccattttggcatttgatttccaacaaaaatggttaagcactacatCCATATTCTTGCACCAGTGGTTGCTTCTAActtagcactt
It encodes:
- the LOC136520582 gene encoding potassium transporter 27-like isoform X1 is translated as MAAQQAADSRGSREEIVIVDLESDEAAVDVDVPATMQRQDSLYMAATRAADANHHGQDSWAKTLRLAFQCVGILYGDIGTSPLFVYSSTFRDGVAHPDDLLGALSLIIYSFLLFTVIKYVYIALRANDDGDGGTFALYTLISRHAKVSLIPNQQVEDELVSKYNRDKPPATLQRAEWMKELLETNKTVKISLFLITMLATAMVISDAILTPAISVLSAVGGLKEKASFLTTDEIVWITVGILVVLFAIQRFGTDKVGYLFAPIILLWLLLIAGVGLYNLIKYDTGALRAFNMKYIIDYFRRNKKKGWVSLGGILLCFTGTEALFADLGYFSIKSIQLSFGFGLVPSVLLAYIGQAAYLRVHPEDVAHTFYRSTPISLFWPTFILALAASIIGSQAMISCAFATISHSQTLGCFPRVKILHTSRQYSGQLYIPEVNYLLCLGACLVTIGFRTTVIIGEAHGVCVVLVMIVTTLLLTIVMLLVWKISIWWIIAFFVVFMSSESIYLSAILYRFAHGAYVPVAMSAFLMVVMIVWHYVHVKKYNFELEHSVPRDKVKELLECRDIQRVPGIGLFYTELVQGIPPVFCHLIEKIPSIHSVLIFVSMKHLPIPSVDMSERFLFRQVDREYYKVFQCVARYGYRDPFEEAKDFVDKLVEHLQYYIRDVNLYGVGCEPMMKQSSSYRSSRAESFNSHEKPKVKAVYAEEMLTPAESFSEHARQASGKSKRFAQFQGDKMNIVEMLKIQQEQQAVLEEMSKGVVYIFGESEVVATPHSSLIKKIAVNYIYSFLRKNSRNGEKMLSIPRRQILKVGISYEI
- the LOC136520582 gene encoding potassium transporter 27-like isoform X2, which encodes MAAQQAADSRGSREEIVIVDLESDEAAVDVDVPATMQRQDSLYMAATRAADANHHGQDSWAKTLRLAFQCVGILYGDIGTSPLFVYSSTFRDGVAHPDDLLGALSLIIYSFLLFTVIKYVYIALRANDDGDGGTFALYTLISRHAKVSLIPNQQVEDELVSKYNRDKPPATLQRAEWMKELLETNKTVKISLFLITMLATAMVISDAILTPAISVLSAVGGLKEKASFLTTDEIVWITVGILVVLFAIQRFGTDKVGYLFAPIILLWLLLIAGVGLYNLIKYDTGALRAFNMKYIIDYFRRNKKKGWVSLGGILLCFTGTEALFADLGYFSIKSIQLSFGFGLVPSVLLAYIGQAAYLRVHPEDVAHTFYRSTPTSIIGSQAMISCAFATISHSQTLGCFPRVKILHTSRQYSGQLYIPEVNYLLCLGACLVTIGFRTTVIIGEAHGVCVVLVMIVTTLLLTIVMLLVWKISIWWIIAFFVVFMSSESIYLSAILYRFAHGAYVPVAMSAFLMVVMIVWHYVHVKKYNFELEHSVPRDKVKELLECRDIQRVPGIGLFYTELVQGIPPVFCHLIEKIPSIHSVLIFVSMKHLPIPSVDMSERFLFRQVDREYYKVFQCVARYGYRDPFEEAKDFVDKLVEHLQYYIRDVNLYGVGCEPMMKQSSSYRSSRAESFNSHEKPKVKAVYAEEMLTPAESFSEHARQASGKSKRFAQFQGDKMNIVEMLKIQQEQQAVLEEMSKGVVYIFGESEVVATPHSSLIKKIAVNYIYSFLRKNSRNGEKMLSIPRRQILKVGISYEI